A genomic region of Ammospiza nelsoni isolate bAmmNel1 chromosome 3, bAmmNel1.pri, whole genome shotgun sequence contains the following coding sequences:
- the PHF3 gene encoding PHD finger protein 3 isoform X2, with amino-acid sequence MDEEGVKESGNDTIDDDELALPNRNLRSHAEEASVTSPRKSPRLMAQEPVRSLRQSTLAKRSNVAPPLNTKKSSVKSGSAAKNGQKQERSPVKETDVAARLKAEQPREVRRSTRRSGQLEGAAVTASQSNTKCLPGPEDVKEIKSETLEQAKVEETSQELSCANLTEPCSPSPGETKEIIEVAMNTDSGGAESVCSVSADTEMIPVKNETSDVIDSMGLENSSEEKTDNKAEESEKKAEEHDQIEITGKDTDSSSAGLNTDGICETFSNASSSVKEGVDCSSGSHSVEVLDENALSVKECVTEAGGDDKGMEKTETPSEKLLDSTDCDNKDLKSKEFTSADPGNSILESTVVDQSSQNVQQQIDSTKVEGPEASKLQDDEKQIGISTKREKNIRPRHSKSIVQNKQNLSAGTRQKSGSVQQETTWSRTRAGVAVSGLHSPSSASLKRNADEQESHQHPSNPVKIRKKQADLGLKAKSSISGVTVKTQTNTKLKKIPRVQTSGQAQKLSVQKASEKSPTPQSCSKDTHHSVHSVSGHVSHPGQKQASKHQLATGLKANNSTKEEAETKDPSVVDHLKEDDKEKNKSKRNDRNLQPRQRRSSKSLSLDEPPLFIPDNISTVKKEGLEHTSASESKHIWVPSKQCGFCKKPHGNRFMVGCGRCDDWFHGDCVGLSLSQAQQMGEEDKEYVCVKCCAEEDKKMECFDQNVLGTQVKLEHKEEKAIECEKLGASKQTPTCNLNTAAEKTKQTEDTGKHKVKIFRRESGDGKNLPESRDSDTKKGQHVPARKGSQTTAIPRRSPEDKNEKISKESLSTMERCTKSGVHEKQEIKKKKNEKGSSSATHLPASKPSADQIRQSVKQSLKEILMKRLTDSSLKIPEERAAKVATRIERELYSFFRDTDAKYKNKYRSLMFNLKDPKNNILFKKVLKGEVTPDHLIKMSPEELASKELAAWRQRENRHTIEMIEKEQREVERRPITKITHKGEIEIESETPMKEQEEVMEIQEPNMKLFEKSEEAEKDKEINESASPDTTSQHKNHLFDLNCKICIGRMAPPTDDVSGKKVKVSVGVARKQSDNEAESIADALSSTSSILASELLEDDKQDSSKSFTPLPKSETPGTVECESLFLARLNFIWKGFINMPSVAKFVIKAYPVSGSFEYLTEDLPDSIQVGGRISPHTVWDYVEKIKASGTKEICVVRFTPVTEEDQISYALLFAYFSSRKRYGVAANNMKQVKDLYLIPLGSSDKVPHHLVPFDGPGIEIHRPNLLLGLIIRQKMKRQITAVSSVTSSFTDEAAENTLSSLPPEKKSKPSKPEVSHHDLALEEEEENNFFNSFTTVLHKQRNKPQQSNTDDAPAVIEPLVESTKHEPPKPLRFLPGVLVGWENQPSTLELANKPLPVDDILQSLLGTTGQVYEHSKSEAGPSEDIPLLNEQAALKEETMDVAEVTAEAGEAKTGLDEPQESTNAAATVDAAAVGTSSSARSTGSLIGLTLKGKPPDVSTEAFLANLSAQAQNKETEESKENDSKRQIPDKDSVAQEVRRSTNSSFSSSSNSGKKPSENNVNVGSAEGTTANTSKSPPFINLKRDPRQAAGRSQQTNISENKDGDVSRNEDRQNASGNDQGEPENKQLSGEGGLNLYQSETQTNETPFSSAAAKADNTVASQAEDTKHSQEDGLMQNIETVNSFRRGQATTSSHFETENSSRSEFISKVPSPVASGSFSSVGPPQQNFQHSKSNPPGFQFQAPVPHNFPPQNNPMFGFPPHLPPPLLPPPGFGFPQNPMMPWPPVAHLSGQPPQYAGPIAQGLPVAHKQSRFLGPENFFQSKDSRRPERRHSDPWGREEQHLERGFSRGKNDRQRLYSETHHPKKDRHEKEWSNEKYWEQDSERNRRRDRNQEKERERKSREEGQRDKERARSPHSDRAADGKSPRETRNPEKKTEKPKSDEQAHEKDKEREKSKDKHRERESEKNRERHRDHSDRTKSKR; translated from the exons AACCTGTACGGAGTTTGCGGCAGAGCACGCTAGCCAAGCGCTCGAATGTTGCTCCTCCTCTTAATACCAAGAAATCATCTGTAAAAAGTGGATCTGCTGCAAAAAATGGACAGAAACAAGAGAGAAGTCCAGTTAAAGAGACAGATGTTGCAGCACGCCTGAAAGCAGAGCAGCCTAGGGAGGTTAGGCGTAGTACAAGACGATCAGGACAGTTGGAAGGAGCAGCAGTAACAGCATCCCAAAGTAATACAAAATGTCTGCCTGGTCCTGAAGATGTGAAAGAAATAAAGTCTGAAACGCTTGAGCAGGCAAAAGTTGAAGAAACATCCCAAGAGTTAAGTTGTGCTAATTTAACAGAACCATGTTCTCCTTCTCCTGgggaaacaaaggaaataataGAGGTTGCAATGAACACTGACTCTGGGGGTGCTGAGTCAGTTTGTTCAGTATCTGCAGATACTGAAATGATTCCCgttaaaaatgaaacaagtgATGTGATTGATTCAATGGGCTTGGAAAattcttcagaagaaaagaCTGATAATAAAGCAGAGGAAtcagagaagaaagcagaagaacATGATCAAATTGAAATCACTGGAAAAGATACTGATTCATCCAGTGCTGGCTTGAATACAGATGGAATTTGTGAGACCTTTTCAAATGCGTCCAGCTCTGTCAAAGAGGGGGTTGATTGCAGTTCAGGTTCCCACAGTGTGGAAGTTCTTGATGAAAATGCATTGTCAGTAAAAGAATGTGTAACAGAAGCTGGAGGTGATGACAAAGGAATGGAGAAAACTGAAACTCCATCTGAGAAACTATTGGACAGTACAGACTGTGATAATAAAGACTTGAAAAGCAAAGAGTTTACTTCAGCTGACCCAGGAAATAGCATTTTGGAAAGCACTGTTGTTGACCAGTCAAGCCAAAATGTACAGCAGCAGATTGACAGTACTAAAGTAGAAGGCCCAGAGGCATCAAAATTGCAGGATGATGAGAAACAAATTGGTATTTCAACAAAACGTGAAAAGAACATTAGGCCCCGGCATAGTAAATCAATAGTACAGAATAAGCAAAATCTGAGTGCAGGTACTCGGCAGAAATCAGGTTCAGTGCAACAAGAAACGACTTGGTCAAGAACGAGAGCTGGTGTTGCTGTTTCGGGCCTTCACAGTCCCTCTTCAGCAAGTCTGAAACGAAATGCGGATGAGCAAGAGAGTCATCAGCATCCAAGTAACCcagttaaaataagaaagaaacaagcTGATCTGGGTTTGAAAGCAAAGAGTAGCATTTCAGGGGTGACTGTAAAAACACAGACCAACACAAAGCTAAAGAAAATACCCCGAGTCCAGACTTCTGGGCAAGCCCAGAAGTTATCAGTTCAAAAAGCAAGTGAGAAATCTCCTACTCCTCAAAGCTGTTCTAAAGATACCCACCACTCTGTGCATTCAGTGTCAGGTCATGTTTCACATCCTGGTCAGAAGCAAGCCAGCAAACACCAACTTGCAACTGGGCTAAAAGCAAATAACTCTACAAAGGAAGAAGCAGAGACTAAAGATCCCTCTGTTGTAGACCATCTGAAGGAGGatgataaggaaaaaaacaagtcaAAAAGAAATGATAGGAATCTCCAACCTCGCCAGAGAAGAAGTAGCAAAAGTCTTTCACTTGATGAACCTCCGTTGTTCATTCCAGATAACATTTCCACTGTTAAAAAGGAAGGCTTGGAACATACCTCTGCTAGTGAAAGCAAACATATTTGGGTGCCCAGCAAACAGTGTGGCTTTTGCAAAAAGCCACATGGCAACAG GTTTATGGTAGGTTGTGGTAGATGTGATGATTGGTTTCATGGTGATTGTGTTGGACTGAGCCTTTCTCAAGCACAGCAGATGGGTGAAGAAGATAAAGagtatgtgtgtgtgaaatgctgtgctgaagaagacaaaaaaatggAGTGCTTTGATCAAAATGTACTAGGTACTCAAGTGAAACTTGagcataaagaagaaaaagcaattgaGTGTGAAAAACTGGGGGCGTCAAAGCAAACACCTACTTGTAATCTAAATACAGCGGCTGAAAAAACGAAGCAGACGGAGGACACTGGGAAGCACAAAGTCAAAATCTTCAGACGG GAATCTGGGGATGGGAAGAATTTACCAGAGTCCAGAGACTCTGATACTAAAAAAGGGCAGCATGTTCCTGCTCGGAAGGGATCACAAACTACTGCAATTCCTCGGCGGTCCCctgaagataaaaatgaaaaaataagtaaaGAATCCCTTAGTACAATGGAAAGGTGCACAAAATCAG GTGTGCATGAGAAacaagaaattaagaaaaagaaaaatgagaaaggatCCAGTAGTGCAACACATCTGCCAGCTTCCAAGCCTTCTGCTGATCAGATAAGACAAAGTGTTAAGCAGTCTCTTAAGGAAATTCTTATGAAAAG ATTGACAGACTCCAGTTTAAAGATTCCTgaggagagagcagcaaaagTTGCCACAAGGATTGAAAGAGAGCTATATTCTTTTTTTCGAGACACGGATGCGAAGTATAAGAACAAATACAGAAGTTTAATGTTCAATCTCAAAGATCCTAAAAATAAT aTACTATTTAAGAAAGTACTGAAAGGAGAGGTTACTCCAGATCATCTAATAAAAATGAGCCCAGAAGAACTGGCTTCCAAAGAGCTGGCTGCttggagacagagagaaaacagacaT ACAATTGAAATGATTGAGAAAGAGCAGAGGGAGGTTGAAAGAAGACCTATCACAAAAATTACTCACAAAGGAGAAATAGAAATTGAAAGTGAGACACCAATGAAAGAACAAGAGGAAGTAATGGAAATTCAG GAACCTAATATGAAGTTGTTTGAGAAGTCAGAAGAAGCTGAAAAGGataaggaaataaatgaatCTGCATCTCCGGACACCACAAGTCAACATAAAAATCATCTCTTCGATCTAAACTGCAAAATCTGCATAG GCCGAATGGCACCACCTACTGATGATGTGTCAGGGAAGAAGGTGAAGGTGTCTGTCGGGGTTGCACGGAAGCAGTCCGACAATGAAGCAGAGAGCATTGCAGATGCACTCTCCTCCACATCAAGTATTTTAGCTTCAGAATTACTGGAAGATGATAAGCAGGACTCATCAAAGTCATTCACACCTCTCCCAAA GTCAGAAACGCCTGGTACTGTGGAATGTGAAAGTCTGTTTCTGGCACGCCTGAATTTCATCTGGAAGGGCTTTATCAATATGCCTTCAGTAGCAAAATTTGTTATTAAGGCTTATCCAGTTTCTGGCTCCTTTGAGTATTTAACAGag GATTTACCTGATAGTATTCAAGTAGGTGGCAGGATATCTCCCCACACTGTCTGGGATTATGTAGAAAAAATCAAAGCTTCAGGGACCAAG GAGATCTGCGTGGTTCGCTTTACCCCGGTAACCGAAGAAGATCAGATCTCCTATGCATTGCTGTTCGCCTATTTCAGCAGTAGAAAACGTTACGGTGTAGCGGCCAATAATATGAAGCAAGTGAAAGATTTGTACCTCATCCCTTTAGGTTCCTCAGACAAAGTCCCTCATCACCTTGTGCCTTTTGATGGGCCTG GGATTGAAATACATCGACCAAATTTATTACTGGGATTGATAATTCGCCAGAAGATGAAGAGGCAGATTACTGCTGTTTCAAGTGTAACCAGTAGTTTTACAGATGAAGCTGCTGAAAATACCTTGAGTAGCTTGCCaccagagaagaaaagcaagccAAGCAAACCTGAAGTCTCACATCATGATTTGGCActagaagaagaagaggaaaataatttttttaattccttcacAACtgtgctgcacaagcagagaaATAAACCACAGCAGTCTAATACAGACGATGCTCCAGCAGTTATTGAACCGTTGGTGGAAAGTACCAAACATGAACCACCAAAGCCTCTCAGGTTTCTTCCTGGAGTCCTGGTTGGATGGGAAAATCAGCCTTCTACTCTGGAGCTAGCAAATAAACCTTTGCCAGTGGATGATATTCTTCAAAGCCTGTTGGGCACAACAGGGCAGGTGTATGAGCACAGCAAGTCAGAAGCAGGTCCTAGTGAAGACATACCATTATTAAATGAACAGGCAGCCTTGAAAGAAGAAACCATGGATGTTGCTGAGGTAACTGCTGAAGCTGGTGAAGCAAAGACTGGTTTGGATGAGCCTCAAGAATCCACTAATGCTGCTGCAACTGTGGATGCAGCAGCTGTAGGGACCTCAAGTTCTGCTAGAAGTACTGGTTCTTTGATAGGGCTGACTCTTAAGGGAAAACCTCCAGATGTCTCCACAGAAGCATTTTTAGCAAATTTGTCTGCTCAAGCACAGAATAAGGAAACtgaagaaagtaaagaaaatgaCTCAAAGCGACAGATACCAGACAAAGATAGTGTTGCACAGGAAGTTAGAAGGAGCACAAATTCcagtttttcttcctcatcAAACTCAGGAAAAAAGCCCAGTGAGAACAATGTTAATGTAGGTTCTGCTGAAGGTACTACTGCTAATACCTCTAAATCGCCACCATTTATTAATCTTAAAAGAGACCCACGACAGGCAGCTGGACGAAGCCAGCAGActaatatttcagaaaacaagGATGGAGATGTTAGCAGAAATGAAGACCGACAAAATGCTTCAGGAAATGATCAAGGAGAACCAGAGAATAAACAACTTTCTGGAGAAGGGGGCTTAAACCTGTATCAAAGTGAGACTCAAACCAATGAGACACCGTTCAGTTCAGCTGCAGCTAAGGCAGATAACACAGTTGCATCACAAGCAGAAGATACCAAACACTCACAGGAAGATGGATTGATGCAAAATATTGAAACAGTGAACTCATTTAGAAGAGGACAAGCCACAACTTCATCTCATTTTGAAACTGAAAACTCTTCTCGTTCTGAATTTATTTCCAAAGTCCCAAGCCCTGTTGCAAGTGGCAGCTTCTCATCTGTTGGACCTCCTCAGCAGAATTTTCAGCATTCTAAATCTAATCCACCTGGATTTCAGTTTCAGGCTCCTGTACCTCATAACTTCCCTCCACAAAACAACCCTATGTTTGGATTTCCTCCTCATTTACCACCTCcgcttcttcctcctcctggctTTGGTTTTCCTCAAAATCCAATGATGCCATGGCCACCAGTAGCTCATTTATCAGGTCAGCCACCACAGTATGCCGGACCCATTGCACAAGGGCTACCAGTGGCTCACAAACAATCAAGATTTTTGGGACCagaaaatttttttcagagtaaAGACAGTAGGAGACCAGAAAGACGCCACAGCGATCCTTGGGGCAGAGAAGAACAGCATTTA